The bacterium genome window below encodes:
- a CDS encoding helix-turn-helix transcriptional regulator, whose translation MSKRTVIRSTKDSVDILARMSETLINGQKGLTREQSLEFGHALNDIAVRLERAADVLARLMQLSKPEAPLQTVHLTPREMEIFGYLADGQTNGEIASRCWVSENTVKFHLKNIFRKLGIRDRGQAMMIAKGVRHTLDPVENSESSTA comes from the coding sequence ATGTCCAAACGCACGGTGATCCGCTCCACTAAAGACAGCGTCGACATTCTCGCCCGGATGAGCGAAACCCTCATCAACGGGCAGAAGGGGCTTACGCGGGAACAGAGCCTCGAGTTTGGACACGCCCTCAACGATATAGCGGTCCGCCTCGAGCGGGCCGCGGACGTGCTCGCCCGGTTGATGCAGTTGAGCAAGCCGGAAGCGCCGCTGCAGACCGTCCATCTGACGCCGCGGGAAATGGAGATCTTCGGCTATCTGGCCGACGGACAAACCAACGGCGAAATCGCCTCGCGCTGCTGGGTGTCCGAGAACACGGTCAAATTCCACCTCAAGAACATCTTCCGCAAGCTGGGCATCCGGGATCGCGGTCAGGCCATGATGATCGCCAAGGGCGTCCGCCACACACTCGATCCGGTCGAAAACAGCGAGAGTTCCACCGCGTAA
- a CDS encoding pilus assembly protein N-terminal domain-containing protein, protein MSTMRRSIGVVVALFVAVALVPPAGQAQGIPALVVPLNYGRLLNVVNLQRVVIAAPEIADVNVITRNQLMILGKHIGETTLTVWTAAGVSTYRIVVAAASSADLTKTLQDVLGEPGIRANVVAGIVVLDGTVGTDAARAQAEQIAGAFGRVLDRLTVRQPSASPTDVITQQLQAGLHDYPGVTVTVTGPDTVRIDGVVETGYDLAKVESIAKTYFKNVVMTVRVHNPVEIQIATVVAEINRTALRDIGVRYGGGTTSSPFLGTPGIFDFGLFTAPNQAASALQTLIGEIHFLEQHNAARTLANPRLVVMDGQSAKLLVGGEVPIPTVNTNGQTTITFKEFGVRLEFKPVVQPGAPINLNLLTEVSSLDFANAIVANGFTIPTIRSRRAETAVAMEPGQFLAIGGLIQNTDSKVVNKLPVLGDIPIIGELFRSTTFQRGESELVIFVTPSIVRPASTPPPVQPLPNPEQLNP, encoded by the coding sequence ATGTCAACGATGCGTCGCTCGATCGGAGTAGTCGTCGCGCTTTTCGTCGCAGTAGCCTTGGTGCCGCCGGCCGGGCAGGCGCAGGGAATCCCGGCGCTCGTCGTCCCGCTGAACTACGGCCGGCTGCTCAACGTCGTGAACCTCCAGCGCGTCGTGATCGCCGCGCCGGAGATCGCGGACGTGAACGTGATCACCAGGAATCAATTGATGATCCTCGGGAAGCACATCGGCGAGACCACCCTCACCGTTTGGACGGCGGCGGGAGTCAGCACCTACCGCATCGTCGTCGCCGCGGCCAGCAGCGCGGATCTCACCAAGACGTTGCAGGACGTGCTCGGGGAGCCGGGCATCCGGGCCAACGTCGTCGCCGGAATCGTCGTGCTGGACGGGACGGTGGGGACCGATGCCGCGAGGGCCCAGGCCGAGCAAATCGCCGGGGCGTTCGGCAGAGTCCTGGACCGGCTGACCGTCCGGCAACCGAGCGCGTCTCCCACCGACGTGATCACGCAACAGCTCCAGGCCGGCCTGCACGACTACCCCGGTGTCACGGTGACCGTCACGGGTCCGGATACGGTCCGCATCGACGGGGTCGTCGAAACGGGGTACGACTTGGCGAAAGTCGAGTCGATCGCGAAGACGTACTTCAAGAACGTCGTCATGACGGTCCGGGTGCACAACCCGGTCGAGATCCAGATCGCCACGGTGGTGGCGGAAATCAACCGCACGGCGCTGAGGGACATCGGCGTGCGGTACGGCGGGGGGACCACGAGCAGTCCCTTCCTCGGGACTCCCGGGATTTTCGATTTCGGCCTGTTCACGGCACCCAATCAGGCCGCGAGCGCGCTGCAAACACTGATCGGGGAGATCCACTTCCTCGAGCAGCACAATGCCGCGCGCACCCTGGCCAACCCGCGGCTCGTGGTGATGGACGGCCAGTCGGCCAAGCTCCTGGTCGGCGGGGAAGTGCCCATCCCGACCGTGAACACGAACGGGCAGACGACGATTACATTCAAGGAATTCGGCGTTCGGCTCGAGTTCAAGCCGGTCGTCCAGCCCGGTGCCCCGATCAACTTGAACCTGCTGACCGAGGTGAGCAGCCTCGACTTCGCGAACGCCATCGTCGCCAACGGCTTTACGATTCCGACGATCCGGTCGCGCCGTGCCGAGACCGCGGTCGCGATGGAGCCCGGGCAGTTTCTCGCGATCGGCGGCCTGATTCAGAATACCGATTCCAAGGTGGTCAACAAGCTGCCGGTCCTGGGCGACATCCCGATCATCGGCGAGTTGTTCCGGAGTACGACCTTTCAGAGGGGCGAAAGCGAACTCGTGATCTTCGTTACGCCCAGCATCGTCCGGCCGGCGTCGACGCCTCCGCCCGTGCAGCCGCTCCCCAATCCGGAGCAGCTCAATCCCTGA
- a CDS encoding DUF2079 domain-containing protein, translating to MWGWVFGYTAALSALSILRYHLWVPGDGWIFQQGMWLLLHRGVGAASTYMGYPILADAAQYILVPLAPIYWFGGVYGLLILQAFGFGLGYLFIRRIGSTLSVSGPVSHLLGLVYLIYPAVIGANLFDFHPDALGVPVLFGAMWSALTDRRSAYLILLLASLTIKDTAPVVVAGLGAALLVQRKFVWGVVTVALGLIAAYVDVAIVIPGLSHAPMHQWAYYYGDLGATPGDGVAHLLRDPVLLVSWTHRADAWTCLAFLFGPLVAILLVSRSPALTAWWLPGLALTEINLLSPRWPFDSPYAEMYVLAVPSFFTAMLVLLARGRTRLTRGTAVAWLILPMLSLLVLDVIVYAYWRDRPRDAKVLAAAVAAVPRDAPVITQDFMAAHLADRDREWTVGLLPNHTIFPAGTYVVLDPSHTASDLGNAPAQLAWLRTQVGSGRQTADVTFSQNAVIVYHLLRPLQFP from the coding sequence ATGTGGGGATGGGTGTTCGGCTATACCGCGGCCCTGTCTGCGCTCTCCATTCTGCGGTATCACCTGTGGGTTCCGGGAGACGGCTGGATTTTCCAGCAAGGCATGTGGCTGCTCCTCCACCGCGGGGTTGGCGCCGCGTCGACCTACATGGGCTACCCCATCCTCGCCGATGCCGCCCAGTACATCCTCGTGCCGCTCGCGCCGATCTACTGGTTCGGAGGCGTATACGGCCTCCTGATTCTGCAGGCGTTTGGGTTCGGGCTCGGATACCTCTTCATCCGCCGGATCGGCTCGACGCTGTCGGTAAGCGGTCCCGTCAGCCACCTTTTGGGGCTCGTGTACCTGATCTACCCGGCGGTCATCGGCGCCAACCTCTTCGATTTCCACCCGGACGCGCTCGGCGTTCCGGTCCTGTTCGGCGCGATGTGGTCTGCACTGACCGACCGCCGGTCGGCCTACCTCATCCTGCTCCTGGCCTCGCTGACGATCAAAGACACGGCACCGGTGGTCGTGGCCGGTCTCGGCGCCGCCCTCCTCGTGCAGCGCAAGTTTGTCTGGGGTGTGGTCACCGTCGCCCTCGGGTTGATCGCCGCGTATGTCGATGTGGCGATCGTGATCCCGGGATTGAGCCACGCGCCCATGCATCAATGGGCCTACTACTACGGCGATCTGGGCGCCACCCCCGGCGACGGCGTCGCGCACCTGCTGCGCGACCCGGTCCTGCTGGTCAGTTGGACGCATCGCGCGGACGCCTGGACGTGCCTGGCGTTTCTGTTCGGGCCGCTCGTCGCCATTCTGCTCGTCTCCCGTTCGCCCGCGCTGACCGCGTGGTGGCTGCCGGGCCTCGCGCTCACCGAGATCAATCTCTTGTCGCCGCGCTGGCCCTTCGACTCTCCGTACGCGGAGATGTACGTTCTGGCGGTGCCGTCCTTCTTTACCGCGATGCTGGTCTTGCTCGCTCGAGGACGCACGCGGTTGACCCGCGGGACGGCGGTCGCGTGGCTCATTTTGCCGATGCTAAGCCTGCTGGTCCTTGACGTCATCGTGTATGCGTATTGGAGAGATCGGCCTCGAGACGCAAAGGTGCTGGCGGCTGCGGTCGCCGCCGTTCCGAGGGACGCGCCCGTCATCACGCAGGACTTCATGGCGGCGCACCTCGCCGACCGGGACCGGGAATGGACGGTCGGCCTCCTGCCGAACCACACCATCTTTCCGGCCGGCACCTACGTCGTGCTCGATCCGTCTCATACGGCGTCGGACCTCGGCAACGCCCCGGCGCAGCTGGCATGGCTCCGGACGCAGGTGGGGTCCGGGCGTCAGACGGCCGACGTCACCTTCTCGCAGAACGCCGTCATCGTGTATCACCTGCTGCGACCGCTTCAGTTCCCCTAA
- a CDS encoding type II secretion system F family protein translates to MIPTLIGALVFATVLLAATAMLQRAPEKQLVAERLREIGELGMPREATLALPFSKRALLPVVNAVGRIVIRFTPAASLAAVRANLVRAGNRRTDPVVWIAWKWLRAVGVGVVVFVLSRRVPAGSPLLFAVAAAGLVYLWPEIMLRRAILRRQTKIIRELPEALDLLTVTVEAGLGLDQALETVSARQRGPIAEEIRVYLDEVGLGGERAAAMKAIGTRTGVEDLVSFTSTLVRAMEFGVNIAAVLRVQSDEARTRRRQRVEEKAYKAPVKMLFPLIFLILPALFVVVAGPGFVRAYYQFSGHGPGFASTPSPPR, encoded by the coding sequence ATGATCCCAACGCTCATCGGGGCGCTGGTGTTTGCGACGGTCCTGCTCGCGGCGACCGCGATGCTGCAACGTGCGCCGGAGAAGCAACTGGTGGCCGAGCGCCTGCGGGAGATCGGGGAGTTGGGGATGCCCCGGGAGGCCACGCTCGCGCTGCCGTTCTCCAAGCGGGCGCTGCTCCCGGTCGTGAACGCCGTGGGCAGGATCGTGATCAGATTTACTCCGGCCGCGTCCCTCGCGGCCGTGCGGGCCAATCTCGTGCGCGCCGGCAACCGCCGGACCGATCCCGTCGTCTGGATCGCCTGGAAGTGGCTGCGGGCCGTCGGCGTGGGCGTGGTGGTGTTCGTCCTCAGCCGGCGCGTCCCGGCCGGCTCACCGCTCCTGTTCGCGGTCGCGGCCGCGGGCCTCGTCTATCTCTGGCCCGAGATCATGCTCCGCCGCGCCATCCTGCGGCGGCAGACGAAGATCATCCGGGAGCTGCCCGAAGCCCTGGACCTGTTGACCGTGACCGTGGAGGCGGGGCTGGGTCTGGACCAGGCGCTGGAGACGGTCTCCGCGCGGCAACGCGGGCCGATCGCCGAAGAGATCAGGGTCTACCTGGATGAGGTCGGGCTCGGCGGTGAGCGCGCCGCGGCGATGAAGGCCATCGGAACCCGCACCGGAGTGGAAGATCTGGTATCCTTTACCTCCACGCTCGTGCGGGCGATGGAGTTCGGCGTGAACATCGCGGCCGTGCTGCGCGTGCAATCAGACGAGGCCCGCACGCGCCGGCGCCAGCGGGTCGAGGAGAAGGCGTACAAGGCGCCGGTGAAGATGTTGTTCCCGCTCATCTTCCTGATCCTTCCGGCCCTCTTCGTGGTCGTGGCGGGCCCCGGGTTCGTAAGAGCCTACTATCAGTTCAGCGGCCACGGGCCAGGGTTTGCAAGCACACCGAGCCCGCCGCGGTAA
- a CDS encoding type II secretion system F family protein gives MWLTAGLVFITTLWIAGLLLSRAMTPRLVTVERLSGFVRPVRAATSVAGARWSGIPSIDRAMAGLHLGRDLERLLDAADTPVKPFEFLLIVAVSGLVLAVLGLAVTRTGLVVVPAAILGAGAPFLWLLLKRNRRREAFNRQLPDALTALAGALRVGLGLNQGITMVASDHPYPISAEFARAQREMNLGLGIDEVLQNMAVRLRSADFDLAVAGILINRQVGGNLAELLDQVAATLRERVRLKNFIRVLTAQQRLSAIIIVLVPPILMVILFLGLRDYTEFLVTTQIGHVMLIISVVLQLLGIYFIRRIVGIEV, from the coding sequence ATGTGGCTGACCGCTGGGCTCGTGTTCATCACCACCCTGTGGATTGCCGGGCTGCTGCTCAGCCGGGCGATGACGCCGCGCCTGGTGACCGTGGAGCGATTGAGCGGGTTCGTCCGTCCCGTGCGCGCCGCGACGTCCGTCGCCGGCGCGCGGTGGAGCGGCATCCCGTCGATCGACCGCGCGATGGCGGGGTTGCACCTCGGGCGCGATCTGGAGCGCCTGCTCGACGCGGCCGACACGCCCGTCAAGCCGTTTGAGTTCCTCCTGATCGTCGCGGTGAGCGGGCTGGTGCTGGCGGTCCTCGGTCTCGCGGTCACCCGCACCGGTCTCGTCGTCGTGCCGGCGGCGATCCTCGGCGCCGGCGCGCCGTTTCTGTGGCTGCTGCTGAAGCGAAACCGGCGCCGCGAGGCGTTCAACCGGCAGCTGCCGGACGCGTTGACGGCGCTCGCCGGGGCGCTCCGCGTCGGACTCGGCCTGAACCAGGGGATCACGATGGTGGCATCCGATCATCCCTACCCGATCTCGGCCGAGTTCGCGCGCGCGCAGCGGGAGATGAACCTCGGACTCGGCATCGATGAGGTGCTCCAGAACATGGCGGTGCGGTTGCGCAGCGCCGATTTCGATTTGGCCGTGGCCGGCATCTTGATCAACCGGCAGGTGGGAGGCAACCTGGCGGAGCTTCTGGATCAGGTGGCCGCGACGCTTCGCGAGCGCGTCCGGCTGAAGAACTTCATCCGGGTGCTCACCGCGCAGCAGCGCCTCTCGGCCATAATCATCGTCCTGGTTCCACCCATCCTGATGGTGATTCTCTTTCTCGGGCTGCGGGACTACACAGAGTTCCTCGTGACGACCCAGATAGGCCATGTCATGCTCATCATATCGGTGGTCCTGCAGCTGCTGGGGATCTATTTTATCCGGCGCATTGTCGGGATCGAGGTCTGA
- a CDS encoding sensor domain-containing diguanylate cyclase yields MSISNGSERALAVLAKIATEFSALTVSLPEFLNRVLKVLGQEIGFDQCLVALVDERGAGRLVVRAASGLASPRVGKPLPRGVDEDVIATGRAALIPDLAAAGHADPDFRSCICAPILVHGRAIGVLNAYRPAPRDFTGQDLNLLVVVTHYFSSAIELAHLHEQPLAGPQADPLTDLPTERTFREAVEQEQRRAHRHREPLVVLWLDIDNFAAIREEYGAARADTLLRNLAKVLRGMLRESDLVARAPSGFLLLLPRTPRRAGASVAERIRQRARGVVAEGGPSITVSLGVSEAPQDGTAADALLAAAGEALEQARRHGGDRVQTAPAAT; encoded by the coding sequence ATGAGCATATCGAACGGGTCGGAGAGGGCGCTCGCGGTCCTGGCCAAAATCGCGACGGAGTTTTCGGCGCTCACCGTCAGTCTGCCGGAGTTTCTCAATCGCGTCCTCAAGGTCCTGGGCCAAGAGATCGGCTTCGACCAGTGCCTGGTCGCGCTCGTCGACGAGCGGGGGGCGGGGCGCCTCGTCGTGCGGGCCGCCTCGGGGCTCGCCTCTCCGCGGGTTGGGAAGCCTCTCCCCCGCGGTGTGGACGAGGACGTGATCGCAACCGGTCGGGCCGCGCTGATTCCCGACCTGGCGGCCGCGGGCCACGCCGACCCGGATTTTCGCTCCTGCATCTGCGCGCCGATTCTCGTGCACGGGCGCGCGATCGGCGTGCTGAACGCCTACCGGCCGGCTCCGCGGGACTTCACCGGGCAGGACTTGAACCTCCTCGTCGTCGTCACCCATTACTTCTCGAGCGCCATTGAGCTGGCCCACCTCCACGAGCAGCCGTTGGCCGGGCCTCAGGCGGATCCGCTCACCGACCTGCCGACGGAGCGCACATTTCGGGAGGCCGTAGAGCAAGAGCAGCGCCGGGCGCACCGGCATCGGGAGCCGCTCGTGGTGTTGTGGCTGGACATCGACAATTTCGCGGCGATTCGCGAGGAGTACGGCGCCGCGCGCGCCGACACCCTGCTGCGCAATCTCGCCAAGGTGCTGCGCGGGATGCTCCGCGAGTCGGACCTGGTCGCCCGTGCGCCGAGCGGCTTTCTACTCCTGCTTCCTCGGACGCCCAGGCGGGCGGGGGCGAGCGTCGCGGAGCGCATCCGCCAGCGCGCGCGAGGGGTCGTCGCGGAAGGCGGTCCCTCCATTACGGTCAGCCTCGGCGTCTCCGAAGCGCCGCAGGACGGCACCGCCGCCGATGCGTTGCTGGCCGCGGCCGGGGAGGCCCTGGAACAGGCCCGGCGGCACGGGGGCGATCGCGTTCAAACGGCCCCGGCCGCAACCTGA
- a CDS encoding DUF192 domain-containing protein, with translation MYVVNQTRGTFLGVDVKRADGFRARLIGLYRHRKLSLGDGVWLVPCRGIQTIGMRAPIDVVFLDAGRRVVRLYNHVPPGRVILWVPGAHSALEVPVGAVGSSETRVGDVIQFADDLPKDFPGLQMRRESASFSPTRA, from the coding sequence GTGTATGTCGTAAACCAAACACGGGGAACATTTCTCGGCGTCGACGTCAAGCGCGCAGACGGGTTTCGTGCGCGGCTGATCGGGCTGTACCGCCACCGGAAGCTGTCGTTGGGCGACGGTGTCTGGCTGGTGCCCTGCAGAGGGATCCAGACGATCGGCATGCGGGCTCCAATCGACGTCGTGTTCCTGGACGCGGGGCGCCGGGTGGTACGGCTCTACAATCACGTCCCGCCGGGCCGGGTTATCCTCTGGGTCCCGGGCGCGCATTCGGCGCTCGAGGTCCCGGTCGGCGCCGTCGGAAGCAGCGAAACGCGGGTGGGCGATGTGATCCAGTTCGCGGACGATCTGCCGAAGGATTTTCCCGGACTCCAGATGAGGCGCGAGAGCGCGTCGTTCTCGCCGACCCGAGCGTAA